The proteins below come from a single Halomonas binhaiensis genomic window:
- a CDS encoding GNAT family N-acetyltransferase → MTLPKTSTEHCIQLIRASDADLPFARDLTRKNMASYHQEAGLNWDDERFEHYWERTLNTLVVIKDTGRRHIAGLLRLHLGNSSAALWDLQLLPHFHGQGIGTQLMERILDICRKRGVGSISLQVYKTNPAMRLYQRFGFSVDQQTPHMVKMSRRLP, encoded by the coding sequence ATGACACTACCGAAGACATCGACAGAGCACTGTATCCAGCTCATCCGAGCCAGTGATGCCGACCTGCCCTTCGCACGTGACCTGACTCGCAAGAACATGGCTTCCTATCACCAGGAGGCTGGCCTGAACTGGGATGATGAGCGCTTCGAGCACTATTGGGAGCGGACGTTAAATACTCTGGTGGTGATCAAGGATACCGGGCGTCGTCATATTGCCGGTCTGCTACGCCTGCACCTGGGAAATAGCAGCGCCGCACTGTGGGATCTACAGTTGCTTCCCCATTTTCACGGCCAAGGCATTGGTACGCAGTTGATGGAACGCATTCTCGACATCTGTAGGAAGCGAGGCGTCGGCAGTATTTCCCTGCAGGTGTACAAGACAAATCCGGCCATGCGCCTCTACCAGCGCTTTGGTTTCAGTGTCGATCAGCAGACACCTCATATGGTGAAGATGTCTCGTCGCCTGCCTTGA